The DNA segment TtcctttttgattttctgaaCAATGGTTATTTTGGTTTATGTAAAAAGGACTTGCATGTTTTAAAATCAAATATGGGCAAGTCTTCATAATCTTTTTTTATGTTAATAAAGTTTACCATTATCCATATACTAATATATTATCTTtatctaggggtgttcaaaaccggatatccggaaattcggatatccgaaaatttcggatagttaATTTAGCTATCCGGATCCGTattcgaaatttcggatatccgaacttcggatatccgaaatttcggatacggattcggatattaaaacggatatccaaaatcctaaaaaataaaattaaacttTTTTCGACAAACAACCAAATCTGATGAGATTCAAGATTTAATAAACATCAATACTTTATCTTTAATGCTAATGTTAATTATCTGCTCCAACTTTTACCAAAACCTTTTTTTGGTGCAAGTGGGAAGACAACCCAGATGGTAAATCATAGGAATAGAAATTCAAAACATAAAAGCTGAAGatattaaaaatcaaaagaacATTTTCATGTCGTCAACATCATCCATATCTATCACTTTTTAAGGTTTTCTGCCACCATCAACAGTTCAGGCGTACCACCACCACCGGCAACGGATTCTTTGGAGGTAGCGATTAAAATGAGCCAACTCTCACCGGCAAAGAACAAGGCTCGGGAATCGCTGGCGAAAAAGTAAGATTTATAATAAGTTGCGATGTGTGGATGAAACTTTTTGAATGATGGGGCTGCTATAGTGAAAGGATAAGGAACAACAGATACAACTAGGGTTTTCAATTTATTAttctatatatatttaaaaatatacaaaaaatagtatttaagatttcggatatccgaaatattcgaaaattttcaaaactgctatccgaatccgaattttcggatatccgaacgGGTAATTCGGATTCggaatttcggatatttcggtttcggattttttttgaaaaccactactttatctatatattaataataataaaccaAACCAATGAATAGTGCTTCATCTATTAAGAACTTGTCACGTGACTATATGACAactttcttttattattgttttttttcgGTACGGTCCTTATTGGTATTGGTCCATGAAGGTAAAACCGACACCAGCCtggtacagaaaacgccaaaTGTCGGTACCGAATTGATATTGAAATTCTTTTAGATTGGGAAATTTGGTACTgctacccgataccatttgcttatccctgatcacgggtaccttatgaacaacaacggtatcgtacaactttttttttgttgattttcttcaacttttaatgatttctttttttgttttgtgGCAACCGATACCGAAtatactggtaccgaaaataccggttacggtactggtatatgaaggtaaaaaccggtagtgAACCAGTACCAGGAACGTCAAAAGTCGGTagcgaattggtacttaagatctttcggtttgggaaattcggtaccagtacccagtaccatttgctcatctctgaccacgagtttcatacgaacaacatcattaccatacaacttttttagttgattttctttcggttatcttttggtgttttttctacattttctttttatttttatcagCCGTTCCGTGCGCAACACGcccgtagtgatttcaaaacacatgtaaacacagactaaataacaaaagaagtatGCCGCAACGTGACGATGGTGATAACCCTAGTTTATATTTATAAATACTTTGTTAAATCTAATTCTAATAAATTATTCCAAAGAATGCCATATGGCAAtatctttttttttgaacggcaaaaatTTATATATCCGTCACTGTTTGACGTAACTAAAAAATTAAAACCTTATCAtatttataatttgttattatcgTTTTCACAAATGGTAAACGTATATATGAACGAcatatatatgtttaaaatataTATGCTTTTAGATCGTGAAGTAATTTCATTCTAGCTTCTACTTTGATAACACTTCTTAAAATTAGAAAACATTAATTgtaaatagagtaaattacaagttttttcCTTTATCTATACACCCTTTTTAGGCGTTGTCTTTTGCCGCAAAAGTTGAAAAGTtctgtacttaatgtttcaaaatcttacatGACATGTCCTTTGAttctaacccagttaattttttctgttaaatcatCTTAcacaagggtaatttggtcacTTTACTCAAAATTTTAatcttatttaaaaaaacaaaacaaaacaaaactatatatacaactctctctctctaccacattctctctctctctctgactttaacaaaaaaaattacatgagttaggctcaaaggacataccgtgcaagattttgaaacattaagtacataACTTGTTAACTTTTGCGTCAAAGAACAACGTCTGAAAATGGTATacagataaaggacaaaacttttAATTTACTCTTTGAAATAAAATATACTTTCTTTtgtattcaaaaacaaaaaaaaaaaaaaaaaaaattctttgtaAACGCATCATTTAAAACAAGTAATGTTacattttctttaatttttgtatgTATAATTCATATTAGGATTATATGTATTCAtatcaaaatttttatttatcaTGTGTGATACAAGAAATAAtatgaaatataaaaaataattcaaaatttATAATTGTTCTGTCATTCAAACGCAACTAACCTCAACAAaaacatatttattttaaaaaaaataattcaaGTTTATATAAGTGGAAAACACATTTCTTTTTTCCAAAGAACCATAGCAACTCTATGATTATCTAAAGGTTTTTCATTTTTTATCCTAAAACTCATGTAATACATGAGTCTATAACCTAGTATATACTATTTAAAAACCAATACAATTTTGCTAGGATTTAATTTAACTTGACTCGTTTCAACCCGACCCATTAATCTTTATATACACCATTCTACACAAGTATGTCTATATTAATGGCACCATTTATGGTCTGACAGTTGTATTTAAGGTTTTTTAGTATTCTCCAGATTTCAATCAATGTAATTTTCTTGTAATAAGAAAAATGCCAGCTTCCTTGTATTTTCCTGGGCATTGAAGGAAGCAGCAATCTTTAAGGatcagtttttattttttaaaaggtATTGACTATAGAGATTGAGATCTGAACTGATCCAGCTTCTTTTACCCATTAAAAAAATTCTTACATGTGAAGTACAACAAGATTTATCAataatcatatttttatatatatttacaacAATGTTAAACTTCAGTGTGTGATAAGTTCTATTTTTTTATCGTTAAATACATTTTACGTATCTGCTTTATATTTGTGCATCATAATTAAATTGTGCTGAAATATTTATAACATAtttctatttatatacaaaatTTTGTCACGTATCTGCTATTTTCtttgagttaactgtcatttaCGTCCCTATGATTTGTCTACTTTTACTATTTCAGGCTAAATTTTAAAATTGCACCGTTTTCCTCTCTAATATTTTGAAAACGTGCCATTTCGGTCCAAAAAAATGACCTTAGTTAAAAAATTCAGTTAGCTTAGAGGTAACCACAGTCAAAATTGCAGCTGGCCGGGATCGAACCCGTGACCAACTGCTTAGAAACAAACGAATTTTACTCCTAAGATAACTGAATTTTTTAAGGGGAAAATGGTGCAATTTCAAAATTTGACCCGAAATGACAAAAGTGAACAAAACAAAGGGACGTAAATGACACTTAACTCATTTTCTTTTAAGTAAATTAGGTTTGTATTTTTCAAGACATTTTTTTGTGTCATCACCACTTTGGTGTGGTGGTAGAGGCTTTGTGTCTCTTGGGGAGTGACCAGAGTTCAATTCCTGGCATGTGATAAAATTTGGTGTAATTTAGGAGTAGTATTATGTAAcctttgtcgttaaaaaaaatatttcaaGACATTTTGATAATACATGAACATAAAGCGGAAACATGAAATCTGTTCGTGTAGCTCAAgatacaaaacaataaaataagataaCCGTTAATACATCTTTCTAACATAAAAACAAATAACTTTCCAACCAAATTATGTACAAAAAACCGTCAATAATTGAAAATCACTTAACTATAATCATAACATGTGACCGAACTAATTAATACACACAAATCTGAACATCTATGACcgaattcaaaaccctaaaaactccACAATATAACctcataatttaaaaaaaaaaaaaggaaaagaaaatccAATAATCCACCCTCTCACTTGTAGTGTTGCTCATCACCAATCATTTCCTGCAAAACACAACAGTTTTATAACTTTATTCATATGTTGTTACACCAATAATAATGGTTTATGGATCCAAGATCTACATGATCCTAATATTATTGTGTGAAAAGACTTAAAATAAATACATTACTTATGTCATCACATTATATGTTTTGTAATATATTTCATATATATCACTGTGAATTTTTACATTTCATATATATTCTTTTAAAAATTATAGCCTCATGATaggttaaaaaaataagttaaaaaaacagaaaaaaaaaaaatactctaCTACATGAAATCATGTTAACAACTAATGTTTCTTGGTTTATTAGGTGAGATAAAATGTTTAAGTAACTGATCTTAGTTTGTGTATTACAAAAgtagataaatataaaaatatttgaAATGATAAATATGATATTAAGAGTATAAAAATTTAAACTgccaaaagaaaaaaataaaaaataaaataatgtatGGTAGCTAACCAACCTGAGATATTGGTTTGCTTCATCAATGGTGTCTAAACCACCATTATTCTTATGGTCACCTTTCTTTGCTGCCAAAGAGCCATTGTGATTTAGGCTTTGACTTTGAGTTTGACTTTTTCCAAATCTCCACCACCCTGAGGTTTTTGGAAAGAAgatgtcatcatcatcatcattaggAGCAAGAAGCTCATCTCTTAGTGTTGTGAGAGGCTTCTCTTTCAATGGCAGAATCTTGGTTTTTTTAAAAAAGAGTTCATCAGCAGAATTTGAAGCAAAACAAGGAACAGAAAACTCAAATTCAGAAGAAACAGGAGCTTCTCTATAAGTGTTGTTGTTCTTCAaattggttgttgttgttgttgttgttgtttgttggGTGTCAGCAAAATCATTTGAGAATGAGATTCTTGGCCCCAAGAAGCCACCTTGTTGTTGCTCATTCA comes from the Helianthus annuus cultivar XRQ/B chromosome 4, HanXRQr2.0-SUNRISE, whole genome shotgun sequence genome and includes:
- the LOC110938249 gene encoding uncharacterized protein LOC110938249, whose product is MACLNMQMNEQQQGGFLGPRISFSNDFADTQQTTTTTTTTNLKNNNTYREAPVSSEFEFSVPCFASNSADELFFKKTKILPLKEKPLTTLRDELLAPNDDDDDIFFPKTSGWWRFGKSQTQSQSLNHNGSLAAKKGDHKNNGGLDTIDEANQYLRK